The genomic stretch GCCAGCCGACGGGCCACGGCCACGCCCCGTGCGCTGGCGCGCCGCGTGCCCACGATGGCGATCGCAGGCTGCCGCAGGGCGCCCGGGTCACCGCTGCCGCGAACGAGGTCGGGCGGCTCCTCCACGTCGCGCCAGAGGGCCGGCC from bacterium encodes the following:
- a CDS encoding DNA-protecting protein DprA, which translates into the protein MYEMRTDTPSGDTWTLHSKAEHWPALWRDVEEPPDLVRGSGDPGALRQPAIAIVGTRRASARGVAVARRLA